The following proteins come from a genomic window of Microbacterium sp. JZ31:
- the rpsP gene encoding 30S ribosomal protein S16, whose product MAVKIRLKRLGKIRAPYYRIVVADSRTKRDGRVIEEIGKYHPTEEPSFIEVDSERAQYWLSVGAQPTEQVRAILKITGDWGTFKGEKGATSTLKTREEKSGYVADASKKSVVKPQAPKKAEEPAEAPAEAAEAEAAE is encoded by the coding sequence GTGGCTGTCAAGATCCGTCTGAAGCGCCTGGGCAAGATCCGTGCGCCGTACTACCGCATCGTCGTCGCCGACTCGCGCACCAAGCGCGACGGCCGCGTGATCGAGGAGATCGGCAAGTACCACCCGACCGAGGAGCCCTCGTTCATCGAGGTCGACTCGGAGCGTGCGCAGTACTGGCTGTCGGTCGGCGCTCAGCCGACCGAGCAGGTGCGCGCCATCCTCAAGATCACGGGCGACTGGGGCACCTTCAAGGGCGAGAAGGGTGCCACGAGCACCCTGAAGACCCGCGAGGAGAAGTCGGGCTACGTCGCCGACGCCTCGAAGAAGTCGGTCGTCAAGCCGCAGGCCCCGAAGAAGGCCGAGGAGCCCGCCGAGGCTCCCGCCGAGGCCGCCGAGGCCGAGGCCGCCGAGTAA